From Phragmites australis chromosome 5, lpPhrAust1.1, whole genome shotgun sequence, a single genomic window includes:
- the LOC133918642 gene encoding probable serine/threonine-protein kinase SIS8, with amino-acid sequence MTRMKHLLRKLHLAGAGGGGGGGAAPDHHRPRHRRSGHPPPTVVAAGATEPPQPAPAPAAVAEPRGLGAEAAMTRLEEDYHVRLALAISASDHAGLVDADSVQIRAAERISLGAAAATAAAGDRSPVEALSARYWNHSVVNYDETLSDGFYDLCGAQLHPGFQVRFPSLIYLRAVPPGGDVSFLAILVNRESDPALKRLEDRAAAITAQSRVQHGGVASAELVQKIAGLVVDAMGGPVGDADFMVREWSVKSRQLSLQLNSVVLPLGSLQVGLSRHRSLLFKVLADRVNLPCKLVKGIYYTGTDEGAVNLVKVDFDSTEYIVDLMGAPGTLIPSDISCSQFQDSNDSQLNSNAIEESVAELCLALEQINGGYGNRNDSGESSSDYCSVLALTTSQLEDLSQTENSFEQNVISEKGQSNVLNIEGCISEHMKVNDVSNYIVSEVVDPQFAQNLHDLLLESSALLPTDLLSDQDSCNIHGNIEIGINTSEDKENAEWLLVAQTSPNLPNDFVDKDSSSQLESARALTLLSCYHNIPLAPYENVQHPVENTKEIIRDLDLHDHTASAISNEDQRVAEDSLVNMSGGSNENLNKLSWSSTKTISSVMDDVAEYGIPWEDLDIGERIGLGSYGEVYRADWNGTEVAVKKFLDQDLSGVSLEQFKCEVRIMSRLRHPNVVLFLGYVTQPPNLSILTEYLPRGSLYRLLHRPNSQIDEIRRLKMALDVAKGMNYLHAGHPTIVHRDLKSPNLLVDKNWVVKVSDFGMSRLKHHTFLSSKSTAGTPEWMAPEVLRNEPANEKCDVYSFGVILWELATMRVPWSGLNPMQVVGAVGFQNRRLDIPKEVDPQVASIISSCWENDPSKRPSFSQLLSPLKQLQHLVATESC; translated from the exons ATGACCCGCATGAAGCACCTGCTACGCAAGCTCCACCTCGCTGGTgccggcgggggcgggggcgggggcgcggCGCCGGACCACCACCGCCCGCGGCACCGGCGCTCGGGGCACCCGCCGCCGACGGTCGTCGCGGCGGGGGCAACCGAGCCGCCGCAGCCGGCGCCTGCTcctgcggcggtggcggagccGAGGGGGCTGGGGGCGGAGGCGGCGATGACGCGGCTGGAGGAGGACTACCACGTGCGGCTCGCGCTCGCGATCTCGGCGTCGGACCACGCGGGGCTCGTCGACGCGGACTCCGTCCAGATCCGCGCGGCCGAGCGCATCAGCCTCGGTGCCGCGGCtgccacggcggcggccggggacCGGAGCCCCGTGGAGGCCCTCTCCGCGCGGTACTGGAACCACAGCGTCGTCAACTACGATGAGACGCTGTCGGACGGGTTCTACGACCTGTGTGGCGCGCAGCTGCATCCTGGCTTCCAGGTCAGGTTCCCCTCTCTGATCTACCTCAGGGCGGTTCCACCCGGAGGCGATGTTTCCTTCCTGGCAATTTTGGTGAATCGGGAGAGCGATCCTGCCCTAAAACGCCTGGAAGATAGGGCTGCGGCGATTACCGCGCAGAGCAGGGTACAACACGGTGGTGTTGCTTCCGCGGAGCTTGTGCAGAAGATTGCAGGTCTTGTGGTCGATGCGATGGGCGGTCCGGTGGGGGATGCTGATTTTATGGTCAGAGAATGGAGCGTGAAGAGCCGCCAGCTATCTCTTCAGCTAAACAGTGTTGTTCTTCCTCTTGGTTCGCTTCAGGTTGGGCTGTCGCGCCACAGGTCCCTGCTTTTTAAG GTGCTAGCTGACCGAGTTAATCTACCGTGTAAGCTTGTGAAGGGAATATATTATACTGGAACAGACGAAGGAGCTGTTAACTTGGTTAAAGTCGATTTTGACAG CACTGAATATATAGTTGATCTGATGGGAGCTCCAGGCACCTTAATCCCTTCAGATATTTCCTGCAGTCAGTTTCAGGACTCCAACGATAGTCAACTGAACAGTAACGCCATTGAAGAGAGTGTCGCAGAATTATGCTTAGCTCTTGAGCAGATTAATGGTGGATATGGGAATAGAAATGACAGTGGAGAAAGCTCATCTGATTACTGTTCTGTTTTAGCGCTCACAACTTCACAGCTGGAAGATTTATCTCAGACAGAGAACTCATTTGAACAAAATGTTATCTCTGAAAAAGGCCAATCGAACGTGCTCAACATTGAAGGGTGTATTTCTGAGCATATGAAAGTCAATGATGTTTCCAACTATATTGTGTCTGAAGTAGTGGACCCACAGTTTGCACAAAATTTGCATGACTTACTTTTGGAGAGTAGTGCATTGCTACCCACTGATTTATTATCTGATCAAGATAGTTGTAACATTCATGGGAATATAGAAATAGGCATAAACACTTCTGAAGATAAAGAAAATGCAGAATGGTTGCTAGTTGCTCAAACAAGTCCAAATTTGCCAAATGATTTCGTAGATAAGGATTCTTCATCACAACTCGAAAGTGCCAGAGCACTAACATTATTGAGCTGTTACCACAATATTCCCTTGGCACCTTATGAAAATGTACAACACCCTGTGGAAAATACAAAAGAAATAATAAGAGATTTGGATTTGCATGACCATACAGCTAGTGCTATTTCCAATGAGGATCAAAGGGTTGCTGAAGATTCTTTGGTAAACATGTCAGGAGGTAGCAATGAAAATTTGAACAAGTTGAGCTGGTCTAGTACGAAAACAATCAGCTCTGTTATGGATGATGTTGCTGAATATGGAATACCATGGGAAGATCTTGATATTGGAGAACGTATTGGTCTAG GGTCATATGGGGAAGTCTATCGTGCAGATTGGAATGGCACT GAGGTTGCAGTGAAGAAATTTCTTGACCAGGATTTATCAGGTGtttcactagagcaatttaaaTGTGAA GTGAGAATCATGTCAAGACTAAGGCATCCCAATGTAGTTCTTTTCTTGGGATATGTAACACAACCACCAAATCTCTCTATATTAACTGAGTACCTTCCAAG GGGGAGCCTATATCGTCTGTTGCATCGGCCAAATAGTCAAATCGATGAAATCCGGAGGCTAAAAATGGCACTAGATGTG GCAAAAGGGATGAACTACCTGCACGCTGGCCATCCTACCATTGTTCATCGTGACCTTAAATCCCCAAACCTTTTAGTGGATAAAAATTGGGTTGTTAAG GTGTCTGATTTTGGCATGTCAAGGTTGAAACATCatacttttctttcctctaagtcAACTGCTGGAACA CCGGAGTGGATGGCACCAGAGGTACTGCGTAATGAACCAGCTAACGAGAA GTGTGATGTCTACAGTTTTGGAGTAATCCTGTGGGAACTAGCAACCATGCGGGTACCATGGAGTGGGTTGAATCCAATGCAAGTTGTAGGAGCAGTTGGGTTCCAGAACAGAC